One Budorcas taxicolor isolate Tak-1 chromosome 13, Takin1.1, whole genome shotgun sequence DNA window includes the following coding sequences:
- the ADRM1 gene encoding proteasomal ubiquitin receptor ADRM1, with protein sequence MTTSGALFPSLVPGSRGSSNKYLVEFRAGKMSLKGTTVTPDKRKGLVYIQQTDDSLIHFCWKDRTSGTVEDDLIIFPDDCEFKRVPQCPSGRVYVLKFKAGSKRLFFWMQEPKTDQDEEHCRKVNEYLNNPPMPGALGASGSGGHELSALGGEGGLQSLLGNMSHSQLMQLIGPAGLGGLGGLGALTGPGLASLLGSGGPPASSSSSSSRSQSAAVTPSSTTSSTRATPAPSAPAAASATSPSPAPSSGDGASTAASPAQPIQLSDLQSILATMSVPAGPGGGQQVDLASVLTPEIMAPILANADVQERLLPYLPSGESLPQTAEEIQNTLTSPQFQQALGMFSAALASGQLGPLMCQFGLPAEAVEAANKGDVEAFAKAMQNSASPEQQEGDGKDKKDEEEDMSLD encoded by the exons ATGACGACTTCAGGAGCTCTGTTTCCAAGCCTGGTGCCAGGCTCCCGTGGGTCCTCCAACAAGTATTTGGTGGAGTTTCGGGCCGGAAAAATGTCATTAAAAGGAACTACCGTCACCCCAGATAAACGGAAAGGGCTTGTGTACATTCAGCAGACGGATGACTCCCTCATTCACTTTTGCTGGAAAGACAGGACATCGGGGACCGTGGAAGAT GATCTGATCATCTTCCCTGACGACTGTGAGTTCAAGCGCGTGCCACAGTGCCCCAGCGGGAGGGTCTACGTGCTCAAGTTTAAGGCAGGGTCCAAACGACTCTTCTTCTGGATGCAG GAGCCCAAGACAGACCAGGATGAGGAGCACTGCCGGAAAGTCAACGAGTATCTGAACAACCCGCCGATGCCCGGAGCCCTGGGGGCGAGTGGGAGCGGAGGCCACGAGCTGTCTGCGCTGGGCG GGGAGGGTGGCCTGCAGAGCCTGCTGGGGAAcatgagccacagccagctcatGCAGCTCATCGGACCTGCCGGCCTCGGAGGACTGG GTGGCCTGGGGGCCCTGACCGGGCCAGGCCTGGCCAGCTTACTGGGGAGCGGAGGGCCTCCGGCAAGCAGCTCTTCGTCCAG CTCCCGGAGCCAGTCAGCAGCAGTCACCCcgtcctccaccacctcctccactcGCGCCACCCCAGCCCCTTCCGCTCCAGCAGCTGCCTCGGCGACCAGCCCGAGCCCTGCGCCCAGCTCAGGTGACGGAGCCAGCACAGCAGCCAGCCCCGCCCAGCCCATCCAGCTCAGCGACCTGCAGAGCATCCTGGCCACCATGAGTGTGCCGGCTGGGCCAGGAGGCGGCCAACAAG TTGACCTGGCGAGTGTGCTGACACCTGAGATCATGGCCCCCATCCTTGCCAACGCGGATGTCCAGGAGCGCCTGCTGCCCTACCTGCCATCAGGGGAGTCCCTGCCGCAGACTGCGGAGGAGATCCAGAACACGCTGACCTCACCCCAGTTCCAGCAG GCCCTCGGCATGTTCAGTGCGGCCTTGGCCTCAGGGCAGCTGGGCCCCCTCATGTGCCAGTTTGGGCTGCCCGCGGAGGCTGTGGAGGCCGCCAACAAGGGTG ACGTGGAAGCATTTGCCAAAGCCATGCAGAATAGCGCCAGCCCCGAGCAGCAGGAGGGCGATGGGAAGGACAAGAAGGACGAAGAAGAGGACATGAGCCTGGATTAG